The Chitinophaga sp. H8 genome contains a region encoding:
- a CDS encoding DUF5008 domain-containing protein, translating to MKDLSILFCITVLATVCACKKDKYVGKDPYEGAKPPLEIELSSTTPLQGTVKAGAIVTLTGKGFMKYKDSGMVVKFNDIEGLITGVTDNGIQVKVPELASSGLVTLTIKRQIFAGPQVRISGPIYIDSLFHSVPGANNGITCIEYVPGNKYMIGGNFTDYDNSGLKDGVKGLARINPDGSLDQSFVVGKGVAGTVTSLIVQSNGKYVVGGSFGNYNERFKPGYISNIVRLNMNGSIDSTIITTQTGKKDTVPALNAYFDGPVTKVLQTADSGKIVVIGYFRHFLRKDFTISTADHLRDSVKIDSIRMEGIVRLHEDGSFDSSFNYNPVTRGSFSGANGFIMNAIMQDDGKLMIVGDFTKYHDKPANRIARLDQRGQLDNSFSADIDNTVYTVAAMPGNKYLVAGLFLKVNGGTARKVAVLNSTGAIDKSFSVGDGPLDGANGIISTAARLKNGKIFLAGGFDLFSGMKRSGTVILDEDGKVSQQFNNLGPISGGISQLLNMPNTNATLVVGYFNKYDLQSFNRIALLRY from the coding sequence ATGAAAGATTTATCCATACTGTTTTGTATTACTGTGCTTGCAACAGTCTGTGCCTGTAAAAAGGATAAGTATGTGGGTAAGGATCCGTATGAAGGAGCGAAGCCGCCACTGGAAATTGAATTGAGTAGTACAACTCCTTTACAGGGCACTGTAAAGGCAGGTGCCATTGTAACACTGACAGGAAAAGGGTTTATGAAGTATAAGGATAGCGGGATGGTGGTAAAGTTTAATGATATAGAAGGGCTGATCACCGGTGTTACAGATAATGGTATCCAGGTAAAAGTCCCCGAACTGGCTAGTAGTGGATTGGTAACACTCACTATTAAACGTCAGATTTTTGCAGGACCACAGGTAAGGATTAGTGGCCCTATATACATCGATTCTTTATTTCATTCAGTGCCTGGGGCTAATAATGGGATTACCTGTATTGAGTATGTTCCGGGTAATAAGTATATGATAGGCGGAAATTTTACGGATTATGATAATTCCGGCTTAAAAGATGGTGTGAAGGGATTGGCGAGGATTAATCCCGATGGGAGCCTGGACCAGTCTTTTGTAGTGGGTAAAGGTGTTGCAGGAACAGTAACCTCGTTAATAGTGCAGTCTAATGGAAAGTATGTAGTAGGAGGAAGCTTTGGTAATTATAATGAACGTTTTAAGCCTGGTTATATTTCCAATATTGTAAGGTTGAATATGAACGGCTCCATTGACAGCACTATCATTACCACGCAAACCGGCAAGAAGGATACAGTGCCTGCTTTGAATGCCTATTTTGATGGTCCTGTTACTAAAGTATTGCAAACTGCAGATAGTGGAAAGATTGTAGTGATAGGTTATTTCAGGCATTTTCTCCGGAAAGATTTTACGATTTCCACAGCAGATCATCTGCGGGATTCAGTAAAAATTGACAGTATCAGAATGGAGGGCATTGTAAGGCTGCACGAGGACGGTTCCTTTGATTCTTCTTTTAATTATAACCCTGTTACCAGGGGGAGTTTTTCGGGTGCCAATGGATTTATTATGAACGCTATTATGCAGGATGATGGCAAACTGATGATAGTGGGCGATTTTACAAAGTACCATGATAAACCGGCCAACCGTATTGCACGGCTGGATCAAAGAGGGCAGCTGGACAACAGTTTTAGTGCGGACATTGATAATACGGTGTATACTGTTGCAGCAATGCCTGGCAATAAATACCTGGTAGCAGGGCTATTCCTGAAAGTGAATGGAGGTACTGCCAGGAAAGTGGCGGTTTTAAATAGTACGGGAGCCATAGATAAGAGCTTCAGTGTAGGCGATGGTCCACTGGATGGCGCCAATGGTATTATATCCACAGCAGCCCGGCTAAAAAATGGTAAGATATTCTTAGCTGGTGGCTTCGACTTATTCTCTGGTATGAAGCGCAGTGGTACCGTAATATTGGATGAAGATGGAAAGGTGAGCCAGCAGTTCAATAACCTGGGACCAATATCCGGCGGTATTTCACAGCTGCTCAATATGCCCAATACTAATGCCACCCTTGTGGTTGGCTACTTTAACAAGTATGACCTGCAGTCATTTAACCGTATTGCCTTGCTGAGGTATTAA
- a CDS encoding fasciclin domain-containing protein, which translates to MMMHTRKFVNYCGGLLLIALVLLSCQKDYYRDSGLQKGVYTISSYEFLQTQPFFFDTLVQVIKLAGLEGELRDSTNTFYAPTDHAIQKAMNVIHAVRYNDFKDTLRLEEVPGEVWRKYLSRYIIRDKYMLKDITRYDPLQRKLYGGMNIESLDGYIMHQGVIFSDYSGTKDVGPRKLVFTSIGDLASPFYMESQVATSDLQTKNGIVHVLDDNHVWGFNASDFAETVQEYIK; encoded by the coding sequence ATGATGATGCACACAAGAAAATTTGTCAATTATTGTGGAGGTCTGCTATTGATAGCGCTCGTACTACTTTCCTGCCAAAAAGACTATTACAGGGATTCAGGCCTGCAAAAAGGGGTATATACTATTTCCAGCTATGAATTTTTGCAAACGCAACCTTTTTTCTTTGATACACTGGTACAGGTAATCAAGTTGGCAGGACTGGAAGGTGAGCTGCGTGATTCCACGAATACTTTTTATGCTCCAACGGATCATGCTATTCAAAAGGCGATGAATGTAATCCATGCCGTAAGGTATAATGATTTTAAGGATACACTGCGCCTGGAAGAAGTACCGGGAGAAGTATGGCGGAAATACCTTTCCCGCTATATCATCCGTGACAAATATATGCTGAAGGATATTACCCGGTATGATCCTTTACAAAGAAAACTATACGGGGGCATGAACATCGAATCACTGGATGGCTATATCATGCACCAGGGTGTGATATTCAGTGATTATAGCGGTACAAAGGATGTAGGACCACGTAAGTTGGTGTTTACCAGCATAGGAGACTTGGCATCTCCTTTTTATATGGAGTCGCAGGTGGCTACCTCCGATTTGCAGACAAAAAACGGTATTGTACATGTGCTGGATGATAATCATGTATGGGGGTTCAATGCCAGTGATTTTGCAGAAACAGTACAAGAGTATATTAAGTAA
- a CDS encoding alkaline phosphatase family protein, translating into MALIKYLIRSARHFAVIVMGVALVLLQASCFKEKFPVVGEPGDVAPGDTTSAPVIKSTGKKVLLIAINGCRGDVMRDAAIPNIKGLLPHAVYSFDALTQAPTLSGPGWSSMLTGVWGSKHGVTNDGFTPNNLLQYPMIYKYIKTLNPSLRTVAICASPLLNEQLITHADVKVNADNNDIAVKDSAIGRLKNDNPDMMVVNFNGPENAGKQSGYDAAVPEYMNAITTADGYVGEMLTALNSRSNIANEDWLVIITTDHGGNINGHGGGSYAEQNIFTVFYNKSFLSREVIPPANTLKTVKYQNLKEYAYTDAASLNFDDFRQFTVQFEVRSPQMENYNGPVLIGNKDWNSGGNVGWVIYAKGPIVGFNAGDGAGNRFDIDATDAPHLDDNQWHHVTLTVDRGGDVRLWQDGKLYKSASMLRVTKLNPNVRLKLVIDDDITETFGSRWGNAEISMTNIRLWKTILSDETIKNYSLCDTAVTTAHPNYADLVAWWKGTDGSGTVIKDYGPNQMDMTIKGNPLWEEQQIDLCNKPLPPTVPTMVDIAPGILSWLKINVDAGWKMDGRSWLP; encoded by the coding sequence ATGGCACTTATAAAATATTTGATACGATCCGCCCGGCATTTTGCTGTTATTGTTATGGGAGTGGCATTGGTATTGTTGCAGGCTTCCTGCTTCAAGGAGAAATTTCCGGTAGTCGGAGAGCCGGGGGATGTTGCGCCTGGGGATACTACTTCCGCGCCTGTTATTAAAAGTACAGGAAAAAAAGTATTGCTGATCGCTATTAATGGTTGCAGGGGAGATGTGATGCGGGATGCAGCGATTCCCAATATTAAAGGACTATTACCACATGCAGTATATAGCTTTGACGCACTTACACAGGCGCCTACATTAAGCGGACCAGGTTGGTCTTCTATGCTTACCGGTGTATGGGGGAGCAAACATGGTGTAACCAATGACGGGTTCACACCCAATAATCTTCTGCAATACCCCATGATCTATAAATACATTAAAACATTAAACCCTTCTTTACGTACGGTAGCTATTTGTGCTTCTCCGTTACTGAATGAACAGCTGATCACACATGCGGATGTAAAAGTGAATGCGGATAATAATGACATAGCAGTAAAAGATAGTGCTATTGGCCGCCTAAAGAATGATAATCCGGATATGATGGTGGTGAATTTTAATGGCCCGGAGAATGCAGGTAAGCAGTCCGGATATGATGCTGCTGTACCGGAATATATGAATGCCATTACTACGGCAGATGGATATGTAGGCGAAATGTTAACTGCATTAAACAGCCGTAGTAATATTGCCAATGAAGACTGGCTGGTGATTATTACTACAGATCATGGTGGTAATATAAATGGTCATGGTGGTGGTTCTTATGCGGAACAGAATATTTTTACTGTTTTTTACAACAAGAGCTTTTTGTCCAGAGAAGTAATCCCTCCGGCCAATACCCTGAAAACGGTAAAATATCAGAACTTAAAGGAATATGCCTATACAGATGCGGCTTCCCTTAATTTCGATGATTTTCGGCAGTTTACGGTCCAGTTTGAGGTACGTTCTCCGCAAATGGAAAACTATAACGGTCCGGTACTGATCGGTAATAAAGACTGGAATTCCGGGGGAAATGTAGGCTGGGTGATATATGCCAAGGGGCCTATCGTAGGTTTTAATGCAGGAGATGGAGCGGGCAACAGGTTTGATATTGATGCTACCGATGCACCGCACCTGGATGATAATCAGTGGCACCATGTAACACTGACGGTAGACAGGGGAGGAGATGTACGCCTGTGGCAGGATGGAAAATTGTATAAGTCGGCCAGTATGCTGCGCGTTACCAAGTTAAATCCAAATGTAAGGTTGAAACTGGTCATTGACGATGATATCACCGAAACCTTTGGTAGCCGGTGGGGAAATGCCGAGATCAGTATGACAAATATCCGGTTGTGGAAAACGATACTAAGTGATGAAACGATCAAAAATTACTCTTTGTGTGATACAGCTGTAACTACTGCACATCCCAATTATGCAGATCTGGTAGCCTGGTGGAAAGGCACTGATGGCAGTGGCACTGTCATCAAGGATTATGGTCCTAATCAAATGGATATGACGATAAAAGGTAACCCTTTATGGGAAGAACAGCAGATAGATCTTTGTAACAAACCGTTGCCGCCTACGGTACCTACAATGGTGGACATTGCGCCTGGTATATTGAGCTGGTTGAAGATAAATGTAGACGCAGGCTGGAAGATGGATGGTAGATCCTGGCTGCCGTAA